The region TCCACGGCGCCCGAGCTGTGCGGGAGGGTGAGTCCGTTGCGGACGGCGGTGTAGTCGCGCCTGAGTCCTCGCACGAAGCGGTGCAGGTGGGGCAGGTCGTCGGCGTCGACCTTGGCCATCCAGGAATCCAGGCGCTCGCCGTGCCGGCCGGTGAGGATCTCGGCGAACGCCGTGACGTGGGCGGCGGCGGTGTCCAGGTGCGGACAGACGGCGAGGATCTGCTTGAGCTTGGCCTGTTCGTCGGCGTCGAGGTCATCGGGGTGGCGCAGCATCCAGGAGGTGATGCGGCGGACCTTCGGCACGGCTGGCTGGGCGGGTGGTGCGGCGCCCAGCGCCCGGAACGGCGCGAGGTAGGCGGCGACGGTGCCCAGGCTGCCCCGGTAGCCCTGTTCGGTGATCTCCCGATAGAGGGTGCTGGCGCCTGTGCAGCCGGCGTTCCAGCGTTCGTGCAGGTAGGGCTTGTAGGCATCGAGGATGCTGGGCCGTCCGGCGCGGGGTTTGGCCAGCAACTCCTCGACGCTGTCGGCGCGGTAGAAGCGGCGCACGGTCTCCTTGGCCAGCCCGAGTTCCCGCATGATCGGCTTGATGCCCTTGCCCTGGGCCTTCAGCGCCTGGACCGCGTCGTAGCGGGCCTTGGTGCGCGCCACCAGGCGGGAGTTCTCCCGGCGCTCGGCGTGAGCGGCCTCGGCCGCCTCGGCGAGTTCGGCGGCGCTGGTCGCCTGAGCCGGGACCTCGAGTGGAATGTCGGCCTCACGGCGCAAACAGCCGTGGTGGGCGGCGACGGTCTTCTCCACGTACTCGGCGAGGTTGTGCCACACATGCC is a window of Carbonactinospora thermoautotrophica DNA encoding:
- a CDS encoding ISL3 family transposase, whose protein sequence is MVIERVEEIRGAVWIWAYPRGAAAACPGCGCESVRVHSRYERRLADAALAGRRVVIRLRVRRFFCDDEGCRVRTFAEQVAGLTVPYGRRTALLRAMLEAIGVALAGRAGSRLAARLGMPVGRNVLLRLVRALPDPEVGPVAVLGVDDFALRRGHRYGTVLVDLDTHRPIDVLDDRQAETFAAWLAGHPGTAVVCRDRAGAYAEGAQAGAPEAIQVADRWHVWHNLAEYVEKTVAAHHGCLRREADIPLEVPAQATSAAELAEAAEAAHAERRENSRLVARTKARYDAVQALKAQGKGIKPIMRELGLAKETVRRFYRADSVEELLAKPRAGRPSILDAYKPYLHERWNAGCTGASTLYREITEQGYRGSLGTVAAYLAPFRALGAAPPAQPAVPKVRRITSWMLRHPDDLDADEQAKLKQILAVCPHLDTAAAHVTAFAEILTGRHGERLDSWMAKVDADDLPHLHRFVRGLRRDYTAVRNGLTLPHSSGAVEGNINRIKMIKRQMYGRAKFDLLRKRILHAT